The Clostridioides difficile genome has a segment encoding these proteins:
- a CDS encoding phage tail protein, whose protein sequence is MAIDKSYYTIITDIGKAKIANASVTGNKVGFVKIQLGDGGGSEYTPTESQTALKNVVWEGNIGNTTTDETAPNCIILESLIPSNVGGFMIREIGYLDNENNLIAISKYKECYKPSIEQGAVVDMKVKTVLIVSNVNNIELKIDPTIIFATLKDIQELDAKIGTVNTKIDTTKAELTSNIETAKTELNNKIGDTTQLTTTDKTNIVSAINEVKTSVDSIETTAEKTSYNNATSNLTATNVQGAIDEVVAKIEKFNEININTINNILPI, encoded by the coding sequence TTGGCTATAGATAAAAGTTATTACACTATAATTACAGATATAGGAAAAGCAAAGATAGCAAATGCAAGTGTTACAGGCAACAAAGTAGGATTTGTAAAAATTCAACTTGGTGATGGTGGAGGTAGTGAATATACTCCAACAGAAAGCCAAACAGCTCTAAAAAATGTAGTTTGGGAAGGTAATATTGGGAATACAACTACAGATGAAACTGCACCAAATTGTATAATACTAGAGAGTCTTATACCAAGTAATGTTGGTGGGTTTATGATAAGAGAAATAGGATATTTAGATAATGAAAATAATCTAATTGCTATTTCTAAATACAAAGAATGTTATAAACCTTCTATAGAGCAAGGAGCAGTAGTAGACATGAAGGTTAAAACTGTTTTGATTGTATCTAATGTAAATAATATAGAACTTAAAATTGACCCTACAATAATTTTTGCTACACTTAAAGACATACAAGAATTAGATGCTAAAATAGGTACTGTTAATACTAAAATTGATACAACCAAAGCAGAATTAACAAGCAACATAGAAACTGCTAAAACAGAGTTAAATAACAAAATAGGGGATACAACACAACTTACTACAACAGATAAAACAAATATAGTTAGTGCAATTAATGAGGTAAAAACTAGTGTAGATAGCATAGAAACAACAGCAGAGAAAACAAGTTATAATAATGCAACAAGTAACCTTACTGCTACAAATGTTCAAGGGGCGATTGATGAAGTTGTTGCAAAGATAGAAAAATTTAATGAGATTAATATAAATACAATAAATAATATATTACCTATATAG
- a CDS encoding YmfQ family protein yields the protein MDKEINLINYLPQILQDKEEYIKVFNAENKEIKTLHDKLKDLSNDQFLEDLTISGIKRWEKIMSITPKSNETLEDRRFRIFSRYISKLPYSERFLRNWLDSIVGEGNYELTINNATYNIHLESDARNQDWFEEVHSFVSNIKPCNMTLDYTRVLISKDNYMNFGITTLMGQEITIYPWSPPDIETYGEIDILTGNGVGYQEITIF from the coding sequence TTGGATAAAGAGATTAATCTGATAAATTACTTGCCACAAATTCTGCAAGATAAAGAAGAATATATAAAAGTATTTAATGCAGAAAACAAAGAAATAAAAACGCTACATGACAAATTAAAGGACCTATCAAATGACCAGTTTTTAGAGGACCTAACTATAAGTGGTATAAAAAGATGGGAAAAGATAATGTCTATAACTCCCAAATCAAATGAAACTTTAGAGGATAGAAGATTTAGGATTTTTAGTAGATATATAAGTAAATTACCTTATTCAGAACGATTTTTAAGAAACTGGCTAGATAGTATAGTTGGAGAAGGTAATTATGAGTTAACTATTAATAATGCTACTTATAACATACACCTTGAGAGTGATGCTAGAAATCAAGATTGGTTTGAGGAAGTTCATTCTTTTGTAAGTAATATTAAGCCATGTAATATGACTTTAGATTATACTAGGGTGCTTATAAGCAAAGACAATTATATGAATTTTGGTATAACAACCCTAATGGGTCAAGAAATAACTATATACCCTTGGAGTCCACCAGATATAGAAACTTATGGAGAAATTGATATACTAACAGGAAATGGAGTTGGATACCAAGAGATAACAATATTTTAG